A window of the Coleofasciculus sp. FACHB-T130 genome harbors these coding sequences:
- a CDS encoding universal stress protein: protein MGFQKILVAIDDSSLCQAVFAQALELAQANRGAMMLLHCLNSEILGEITPRLSGEMGLYPQMMTSYENHHFTIERRIQQVQDLLRSYCEKSTRQKVPTEFDYKVGEAGQMLCQASENWGADLIVMGRRGHKGLTEALLGSVSNYVLHHAPCSVLVIQGIDTEHPESLATGEIADG from the coding sequence ATGGGTTTTCAGAAAATATTGGTTGCTATCGACGACTCTTCTTTATGTCAGGCTGTCTTCGCTCAAGCGCTGGAATTGGCGCAGGCGAATCGTGGAGCAATGATGCTGCTACATTGCCTCAATAGCGAGATACTCGGTGAAATAACGCCACGGCTCTCTGGTGAGATGGGTTTGTATCCTCAGATGATGACATCCTATGAGAATCACCACTTCACGATCGAAAGGCGAATCCAGCAGGTGCAAGATTTGCTCCGAAGTTACTGCGAAAAATCTACCCGTCAGAAAGTGCCGACGGAGTTTGATTACAAAGTAGGCGAGGCTGGGCAAATGTTATGTCAAGCATCTGAGAATTGGGGTGCCGATTTGATTGTGATGGGACGTCGGGGGCACAAGGGATTGACAGAAGCTTTGCTGGGGAGTGTGAGTAATTATGTGCTGCACCACGCTCCCTGTTCGGTGTTGGTAATTCAGGGCATAGATACGGAGCATCCTGAATCACTGGCGACTGGGGAAATAGCGGATGGATAA
- a CDS encoding Crp/Fnr family transcriptional regulator, whose amino-acid sequence MEDRYTPREPNSNMNALIRSTPLFTGLPETVVEKATSHVVTRTHPANQVILLENDWGGSVYFILEGWAKIRTYNLDGKEVTLNILGKGELFGEMAALDEVPRSTDVITLTPTTIGSMPAQDFVQLIHNEPLAGVRLAQLMAKRLRQVNRRLRLRESDSMSRVADTLLFLAEGQGKTAQKGTMIPNLPHRELSSLSGLARETVTRVLTKLEKKALIMRDHDILCIPDLAALERLIV is encoded by the coding sequence ATGGAAGACCGATACACCCCCCGCGAACCGAACTCTAACATGAATGCGTTGATTCGCTCCACACCTTTGTTTACCGGCTTACCAGAGACCGTTGTGGAGAAAGCCACTTCCCATGTCGTCACTCGTACCCATCCTGCAAATCAGGTGATTTTGCTGGAAAATGACTGGGGCGGCTCTGTCTACTTTATTCTGGAGGGTTGGGCGAAAATTCGCACCTACAACCTTGATGGTAAAGAGGTAACGCTGAATATTCTTGGCAAAGGAGAACTTTTTGGCGAAATGGCAGCGTTGGATGAGGTTCCTCGTTCAACGGATGTAATTACGCTAACTCCTACGACGATTGGCAGTATGCCTGCTCAAGATTTTGTTCAATTAATTCATAACGAACCACTAGCAGGCGTTCGCTTGGCTCAGCTGATGGCAAAACGCCTGCGTCAAGTCAACCGTCGCCTCCGATTGCGAGAATCAGATAGTATGTCCCGCGTTGCCGACACGTTATTATTCTTAGCAGAAGGACAGGGAAAAACTGCCCAAAAAGGAACGATGATCCCCAATTTACCCCATCGTGAGTTAAGCAGCCTCAGCGGTCTGGCGCGAGAAACGGTGACACGGGTTTTAACAAAGCTGGAAAAAAAGGCGCTGATTATGCGCGACCACGATATCTTGTGCATTCCCGATTTGGCGGCTTTGGAACGGCTAATCGTCTAA
- a CDS encoding sugar transferase has translation MYLVDVTKQPSCHPSVTSKEKRLIDILGGVVGLAIAATITIPVAIAMQLDNPGPVFYSQIRCGLNGRKFRIWKFRSMVVGAEKLKHLVDNQAKGHIFKNENDPRITRIGKFLRRTSLDEFPQFWNVLMGDMSLVGTRPPTVDEVMRYDAHHWERLNVKPGITGEWQANGRSSVQDFEDIVRMDIDYQQKWSVAYDLSLIFKTVMAVVKKKGAC, from the coding sequence ATCTATCTGGTTGATGTTACAAAACAGCCAAGCTGTCATCCATCTGTCACTAGCAAAGAGAAGCGCCTGATTGATATCTTGGGAGGCGTCGTGGGGTTAGCGATCGCAGCGACAATTACAATTCCAGTTGCGATCGCAATGCAACTGGATAACCCAGGTCCTGTCTTTTACAGTCAGATTCGCTGCGGTTTGAATGGACGCAAGTTCCGCATCTGGAAATTCCGTTCGATGGTTGTTGGTGCAGAGAAGCTCAAGCATCTGGTCGATAACCAAGCGAAAGGGCATATTTTTAAAAACGAAAATGACCCCCGAATTACCCGCATCGGTAAGTTCTTACGTCGCACCAGCTTAGATGAATTCCCGCAGTTTTGGAACGTTCTAATGGGAGACATGAGCTTAGTAGGAACCCGTCCGCCGACCGTTGATGAAGTCATGCGCTACGATGCTCATCACTGGGAAAGATTGAATGTTAAGCCGGGAATTACTGGCGAGTGGCAAGCGAACGGTCGTTCTAGCGTCCAAGACTTTGAAGACATCGTCCGCATGGATATTGATTACCAGCAAAAGTGGTCTGTTGCTTACGACCTCAGCTTGATTTTCAAGACGGTGATGGCAGTTGTGAAGAAAAAAGGTGCTTGTTAA
- the pgsA gene encoding CDP-diacylglycerol--glycerol-3-phosphate 3-phosphatidyltransferase translates to MTLPNWITLSRLLALPVLLYCLDTPTTETRTVGLVIFLVAAATDWLDGYLARKLNQVTDLGKFLDPLVDKLLVLAPLLPLIQLGQVPAWGVFLILARELAIAGWRVNKTTISGANIWGKLKTVSQIIAIALLIAPLPVSWEIPAIIAFWISVAFTLISGVIYLLPQKTEQPSAVS, encoded by the coding sequence ATGACGCTACCCAACTGGATTACTTTATCTCGCTTACTGGCGTTGCCAGTTCTGCTTTATTGCCTGGACACCCCAACAACGGAAACTCGCACTGTGGGATTGGTAATTTTTCTGGTTGCGGCGGCTACCGATTGGTTGGATGGCTACTTGGCTCGTAAACTGAATCAAGTTACAGATTTGGGTAAATTTCTTGACCCGTTAGTTGATAAATTACTGGTGTTGGCTCCCCTATTGCCGCTCATTCAACTCGGTCAAGTACCGGCATGGGGCGTATTTCTAATTTTGGCAAGAGAGTTAGCGATCGCTGGTTGGCGCGTTAACAAAACGACCATTAGTGGAGCGAATATTTGGGGCAAGTTAAAAACAGTCAGTCAAATTATTGCGATCGCGCTTTTGATCGCACCCCTGCCTGTCTCTTGGGAAATTCCCGCCATAATTGCTTTCTGGATTTCCGTTGCCTTTACTTTGATTTCTGGAGTTATTTACCTTCTCCCCCAAAAAACCGAGCAACCCTCAGCGGTTAGCTAG
- a CDS encoding NAD-dependent epimerase/dehydratase family protein, producing the protein MRILIMGGTRFIGVYLTKILAEQGHEVVLFNRGNKPAPVEGIKQIQGDRTDASQLKEKLSQEKFDAIFDNNGRELSDTQPLVEIFKDRVQHFIYMSSAGVYQKSDQMPHVEGDAVDPKSRHKGKHETEAYLAQQKVPFTSIRPTYIYGPQNYNDLEAWFFDRIVRDRPILMPGHGFHLTQLGHVKDLAVAMAAVLGNSQAVGQIYNVSGDRYVTFDGLARACAIAAGKSPENLQILHYEPKKFDFGKRKAFPFRLQHFFASVNKAKTELRWQPEYDLISGLKNSFQKDYLASGRNKAEIDFSIDNEILEAG; encoded by the coding sequence ATGCGAATTTTAATCATGGGCGGAACCCGTTTTATCGGGGTTTATCTAACAAAAATTTTGGCGGAACAAGGACATGAAGTGGTGCTGTTCAATCGGGGAAATAAACCAGCGCCCGTTGAAGGTATCAAACAAATTCAGGGCGATCGCACGGATGCTTCGCAACTAAAAGAAAAGTTATCTCAAGAAAAATTTGACGCAATTTTTGATAATAATGGTCGGGAATTGAGCGACACCCAACCTTTAGTAGAAATTTTTAAGGATCGGGTGCAGCATTTTATCTACATGAGTTCTGCGGGTGTGTATCAAAAGTCAGATCAGATGCCTCATGTAGAAGGGGATGCCGTCGATCCAAAAAGTCGTCACAAAGGTAAGCATGAAACGGAAGCTTACCTAGCACAACAGAAAGTGCCTTTTACGTCGATTCGTCCTACCTATATTTACGGCCCTCAGAATTATAACGATCTGGAAGCTTGGTTTTTCGACCGGATTGTGCGCGATCGCCCAATTCTGATGCCCGGACATGGCTTCCATCTCACCCAACTCGGTCATGTGAAAGACTTAGCGGTAGCAATGGCAGCAGTGCTGGGCAATTCTCAGGCAGTGGGACAGATTTATAATGTGTCGGGCGATCGCTATGTTACTTTTGATGGTCTAGCGCGTGCTTGTGCGATTGCAGCCGGGAAGTCCCCTGAGAATTTACAAATTCTCCACTACGAACCCAAAAAGTTTGACTTTGGCAAACGTAAAGCTTTTCCTTTCCGACTTCAGCACTTCTTCGCCTCAGTAAATAAAGCCAAGACTGAACTAAGATGGCAACCAGAATATGACTTAATTTCTGGCCTAAAAAACTCGTTCCAGAAAGATTATCTTGCCTCTGGTCGGAACAAAGCCGAGATAGATTTCTCAATTGATAACGAAATTCTAGAAGCAGGCTAA